From the Synechococcus sp. KORDI-49 genome, the window TACTTCATCTGGCTGCTCATGTCTTTGCCTGACACCAGATAACTGGCGTTCGGGGTGCGTTGACGGCCCCCACGGGGCTGAGCGTTGACGACGATCCGGAACCGCTTGGTCGTTGCGGATGGCGATCCGGAAACGGCACCGTTGCGGTTGGCGCGCACTGTCGTGGTGCGCCAGCCACTGGGGACAGTGTTGGTGGCCACGGACCTGACCAGAGAGGAGCTGTTCAGGACGGCATCGCTGGCAGCGAATCCTTCAGCCAGGGAGAGGTGGCGGTTGAAGGCCAGCTGCGAGCGGCCCTGTTCGGTGCTGATGCGCATGTAGGGCACCGTGTCCTCACCGAAGGTGGACTGGTACTCAGCGCTGTCGAGATAGCTGTTGATCTCGGCCTCATAACCGTCGTTGGCCAGGATCTGAATGTGCTCACTCAGTTCGGCCTGGGAGACGGGGGCCCGTCCCAGCAGGTGCTTGAAGTTGAGTTCAACGAAGCGATAAGGGGCGTTGGTCTCGAAGAAACGCCGGCTGTATTCCGGTGACAGGGCAAGGGCACGCACGAGCTCCCTGGTGCTGAGGTATCCCTCGGCGAATTTGCTTTCGGCGGACATCGCCCGCTCCGATTCCATCAGGTGGGGATTGCCCATCACCTGGCGGTAGGTGGCGCGGATCAGGCCATTGATGGTGTCCGCGGTATCACCGGGGCAACGTTGGAAGATCTCCTGCTCCCGCTGGCCGAGGCCAAACGAGACATAGGAGTCGTTGCGGATCGGGGTGAAATCGCCGCCGTCGCTGGAGGCACGCTTCTTCGGTGCGAAGCGCACACCGCCGCCTGAAGCTCCCGCGGAAACACCGCGAACCGCGGAAGGAACTTGGATGTAAGGCGTGTTGCCATTGGCCAGGGCGTTGCTCAGCTGGCTGCGGGCACCCACGGCGCTGTCACTGATCGCGAATCCACGCTCCAGTGCTGCCATGCTGGCGAAACTGCTGTTGGGAATGCCCGCTGCGGAGGTGAAGGATCGGGTGTACGGCACCACGTCATCACCGAACACCTCGGCGTACTCAGCACCGTCGACGATGAAGTCGATCACGGCGTCGTGACCGCCGCT encodes:
- a CDS encoding phycobilisome rod-core linker polypeptide — its product is MSASKGFGAESLNDGPVSFSSNRNAAAKPALSNGEFLRQSCATMKIAIGPRNHEDCPHGVTAQRYSPNDAAALATAISAAYRQVYGNAHVMDNERSASLEAQFGNGELTVRDFVRGLAKSSFYRARFFEGVSPQRGIELNLKHLLGRPPINQAEMSAHITLLASGGHDAVIDFIVDGAEYAEVFGDDVVPYTRSFTSAAGIPNSSFASMAALERGFAISDSAVGARSQLSNALANGNTPYIQVPSAVRGVSAGASGGGVRFAPKKRASSDGGDFTPIRNDSYVSFGLGQREQEIFQRCPGDTADTINGLIRATYRQVMGNPHLMESERAMSAESKFAEGYLSTRELVRALALSPEYSRRFFETNAPYRFVELNFKHLLGRAPVSQAELSEHIQILANDGYEAEINSYLDSAEYQSTFGEDTVPYMRISTEQGRSQLAFNRHLSLAEGFAASDAVLNSSSLVRSVATNTVPSGWRTTTVRANRNGAVSGSPSATTKRFRIVVNAQPRGGRQRTPNASYLVSGKDMSSQMKYIHARGGRIISITEVM